One window of Pieris rapae chromosome 14, ilPieRapa1.1, whole genome shotgun sequence genomic DNA carries:
- the LOC110993032 gene encoding biotin--protein ligase isoform X2 produces MLFTPIYIAMTFIKTWRIRSFRARLLEFLSGNTSVAFCKVPENAAETPTLSSKLCTNPKNAHLCDLLDYTNASRICSMKPTQCIDIGDWVTCAGGLPLGTYDSSPVTDVDIEVLFECEMDPHEESSFYDIMSLESMGQPIAWKAGSHLAIVLKTNMEHLSIIGFQFVGGEFIIDHKLPVVRIQTVQLSGEPNKATDLSMRGLRSDIQHGLRLANEEFQWPIHASLLRKLSKVVDIKSDRSITVMNGGSDQVETSVGRRNVTLTDVSTITTKSLSADDDDSPEKVADQKVEKSPEKIPVKTDLNQLDGGLVVENVTVEIQHNIIPNKASLKLDLQKGTSQMSTSLLNISSQIKSITTHKRIVSTTGPKKAPQGESCSQQKEEIPKSPCMSTPKSVKSSRPLVNTKSPNVLIYSDSVVARDNLEASLKKVLDCDRYTVYSVSREALCGGAWRGRAALVAVAGCAGRAAPLLLAHLLDGGKLLAICSDLLHTVLPHYKTAEVRENEVVQFSYDKWKAVKMKHHIFCYQASPAKKQFSTESDRQPSKYTGHPGHELDIKVLASEETWRTPSLLQATDLTNHGGAIFSQIHLESDPTDYLGEEGIKSNEARLEILHKILGDILSLHVKDPKELVKIEYTRGFFLGDHVHKMSLVEGWCPLKNGKRVQSIGNLSVQWCMRDENPMDQPSDIFLPVSLYECPENFSTVEYFDNLTSNNIGRVLIYADVLTSTQHIMEGSLGHGVGAVARSQSSGRGRGDNKWISPNGQAVMSLQVWQKMNPTIPLIQHATALALVLAIRSDPPYQKLDIRIKWPNDIYYGRNVKIGGVITTANCIGDDVIINIGSGVNISNSVPTTCVNDIISEYNTREGASLPPISIEKFLARYCSQLEIIIDNLNSERGVDNFLEEYYKFWLHDGEEIRIQSGEGSPVPGTISGLDEFGWLIVRTVEGDVRVQPDGNTFDIMSGLIAPKL; encoded by the exons atgcTTTTTACCCCTATTTACATTGCAATGACATTCATCAAGACCTGGCGAATTCGATCTTTTAGAGCCCGTCTTTTGGAATTCTTAAGTGGAAATACCAGTGTCGCATTTTGTAAAGTACCGGAAAATGCTGCTG AAACACCTACATTAAGCTCAAAATTGTGTACTAATCCTAAGAATGCACATCTATGTGATCTATTAGATTACACAAATGCATCTAGGATATGTAGTATGAAACCTACTCAATGTATAGATATTGGAGATTGGGTTACATGTGCTGGTGGTTTGCCTTTGGGCACATATGATTCATCACCAGTCACAGATGTTGATATTGAGGTGCTATTTGAGTGTGAAATGGATCCACACGAAGAGAGTtcattttatgatattatgtca TTGGAATCAATGGGCCAACCAATTGCTTGGAAAGCTGGGTCTCATTTAGCAATTGTTTTAAAGACAAACATGGAGCATCTTAGTATTATTGGTTTTCAATTTGTTGGTGGGGAATTCATTATTGATCATAAGCTACCAGTTGTGAGAATACAAA CTGTACAACTTTCGGGTGAACCAAATAAAGCAACTGATTTATCAATGAGAGGGCTCCGTAGTGACATTCAACATGGCTTAAGATTGGCCAATGAGGAATTTCAATGGCCTATCCATGCATCATTGCTCAGGAAACTCTCAAAAGTGGTAGATATTAAATCAGATAGAAGTATAACGGTAATGAATGGAGGTAGTGATCAAGTTGAAACATCTGTTGGTAGAAGAAATGTTACATTAACAGACGTAAGCACAATAACAACAAAATCTCTatcagctgatgatgatgactctCCTGAAAAAGTAGCAGACCAGAAAGTAGAAAAATCACCAGAGAAAATACCTGTTAAAACAGATCTAAATCAATTAGATGGTGGTTTAGTTGTTGAAAATGTCACTGTGGaaatacaacataatataataccaAATAAAGCAAGTTTAAAGCTTGATTTACAAAAAGGAACTAGTCAAATGTCAACCTCTCTACTGAATATATCTagtcaaattaaatcaataacaaCACATAAGAGAATTGTTAGTACAACAGGACCAAAGAAAGCTCCTCAAGGAGAATCATGCTCTCAACAAAAGGAAGAGATTCCTAAGAGTCCTTGTATGTCTACACCAAAATCTGTAAAGAGTTCCCGTCCACTAGTGAATACAAAGTCaccaaatgttttaatatactcTGACAGTGTTGTAGCTAGGGATAATTTGGAAGCCTCCTTGAAGAAAGTTCTTGATTGTGATAG GTATACAGTGTATAGCGTCTCCCGCGAAGCCTTATGTGGTGGAGCTTGGCGTGGGCGGGCGGCGCTAGTCGCTGTTGCGGGTTGTGCTGGGCGGGCAGCACCATTACTACTTGCTCATTTGTTAGATGGGGGAAAATTGTTAGCTATATGCTCCGATCTACTGCATACGGTTTTGCCGCATTATAAGACTGCTGAG GTACGAGAAAATGAAGTGGTACAATTTTCGTATGACAAGTGGAAAGCCGTGAAAATGAAACATCACATTTTCTGCTATCAAGCATCGCCAGCAAAGAAACAATTCTCTACTGAAAGCGATAGACA GCCGTCCAAATACACCGGTCATCCTGGTCATGAGTTGGACATAAAAGTGCTGGCTTCAGAGGAAACTTGGCGAACACCATCCCTGTTGCAGGCCACAGATCTTACTAATCATGGTGGCGCCATTTTCTCGCAG ATTCACCTCGAGTCTGATCCTACTGACTACCTCGGAGAGGAAGgtataaaaagtaatgaaGCCAGATTGGAAATCCTTCATAAAATTCTTGGTGATATACTGAGCCTCCACGTGAAAGACCCCAAGGAACTTGTCAAAATTGAATACACTAGAGGATTCTTCCTTGGCGATCATGTG CACAAAATGTCCCTAGTAGAAGGTTGGTGTCCATTAAAGAACGGCAAACGGGTGCAGAGTATCGGTAACCTAAGTGTGCAGTGGTGTATGCGGGACGAGAACCCAATGGACCAACCTTCGGATATTTTCCTACCTGTTTCTTTATATGAATGCCCTGAAAATTTCTCAactgttgaatattttgat AACCTAACATCTAATAATATAGGACGCGTGTTAATATACGCGGATGTGTTAACGTCCACTCAACATATCATGGAAGGATCGTTAGGCCACGGCGTGGGTGCAGTCGCGAGGAGTCAAAGTTCTGGCCGAGGCCGGGGGGATAATAAGTGGATATCACCTAATGGGCAGGCTGTCATGTCGCTACAG GTATGGCAAAAAATGAATCCTACAATTCCCTTAATACAACACGCGACAGCACTCGCTCTAGTGCTAGCTATACGCTCAGATCCGCCCTACCAAAAGCTTGATATAAG AATAAAATGGCCGAATGACATTTACTATGGACGAAACGTAAAGATTGGCGGTGTTATTACTACTGCGAATTGTATAGGGGATGAcgtcattattaatatag GAAGTGGCGTTAACATATCAAACAGTGTACCAACGACATGTGTAAACGATATCATAAGCGAGTACAACACTAGAGAGGGCGCGTCACTACCGCCGATATCAATAGAAAAATTCCTGGCCCGCTATTGTTCGCAACTAGAAATAATTATCGATAATCTTAACTCGGAGAGAGGTGTTGATAACTTTCTTGAAGAATATTACAAGTTTTGGCTTCATGA CGGCGAAGAAATCCGTATACAATCTGGGGAAGGCAGCCCTGTACCGGGGACGATATCCGGTTTGGACGAGTTCGGTTGGCTGATTGTACGTACAGTGGAAGGCGATGTGAGAGTGCAACCAGACGGAAACACATTCGATATCATGAGCGGCCTTATTGCTCCTAAACTTTAG
- the LOC110993032 gene encoding biotin--protein ligase isoform X1, whose translation MLFTPIYIAMTFIKTWRIRSFRARLLEFLSGNTSVAFCKVPENAAETPTLSSKLCTNPKNAHLCDLLDYTNASRICSMKPTQCIDIGDWVTCAGGLPLGTYDSSPVTDVDIEVLFECEMDPHEESSFYDIMSLESMGQPIAWKAGSHLAIVLKTNMEHLSIIGFQFVGGEFIIDHKLPVVRIQTVQLSGEPNKATDLSMRGLRSDIQHGLRLANEEFQWPIHASLLRKLSKVVDIKSDRSITVMNGGSDQVETSVGRRNVTLTDVSTITTKSLSADDDDSPEKVADQKVEKSPEKIPVKTDLNQLDGGLVVENVTVEIQHNIIPNKASLKLDLQKGTSQMSTSLLNISSQIKSITTHKRIVSTTGPKKAPQGESCSQQKEEIPKSPCMSTPKSVKSSRPLVNTKSPNVLIYSDSVVARDNLEASLKKVLDCDRYTVYSVSREALCGGAWRGRAALVAVAGCAGRAAPLLLAHLLDGGKLLAICSDLLHTVLPHYKTAEVRENEVVQFSYDKWKAVKMKHHIFCYQASPAKKQFSTESDRQASQDANMCWPSKYTGHPGHELDIKVLASEETWRTPSLLQATDLTNHGGAIFSQIHLESDPTDYLGEEGIKSNEARLEILHKILGDILSLHVKDPKELVKIEYTRGFFLGDHVHKMSLVEGWCPLKNGKRVQSIGNLSVQWCMRDENPMDQPSDIFLPVSLYECPENFSTVEYFDNLTSNNIGRVLIYADVLTSTQHIMEGSLGHGVGAVARSQSSGRGRGDNKWISPNGQAVMSLQVWQKMNPTIPLIQHATALALVLAIRSDPPYQKLDIRIKWPNDIYYGRNVKIGGVITTANCIGDDVIINIGSGVNISNSVPTTCVNDIISEYNTREGASLPPISIEKFLARYCSQLEIIIDNLNSERGVDNFLEEYYKFWLHDGEEIRIQSGEGSPVPGTISGLDEFGWLIVRTVEGDVRVQPDGNTFDIMSGLIAPKL comes from the exons atgcTTTTTACCCCTATTTACATTGCAATGACATTCATCAAGACCTGGCGAATTCGATCTTTTAGAGCCCGTCTTTTGGAATTCTTAAGTGGAAATACCAGTGTCGCATTTTGTAAAGTACCGGAAAATGCTGCTG AAACACCTACATTAAGCTCAAAATTGTGTACTAATCCTAAGAATGCACATCTATGTGATCTATTAGATTACACAAATGCATCTAGGATATGTAGTATGAAACCTACTCAATGTATAGATATTGGAGATTGGGTTACATGTGCTGGTGGTTTGCCTTTGGGCACATATGATTCATCACCAGTCACAGATGTTGATATTGAGGTGCTATTTGAGTGTGAAATGGATCCACACGAAGAGAGTtcattttatgatattatgtca TTGGAATCAATGGGCCAACCAATTGCTTGGAAAGCTGGGTCTCATTTAGCAATTGTTTTAAAGACAAACATGGAGCATCTTAGTATTATTGGTTTTCAATTTGTTGGTGGGGAATTCATTATTGATCATAAGCTACCAGTTGTGAGAATACAAA CTGTACAACTTTCGGGTGAACCAAATAAAGCAACTGATTTATCAATGAGAGGGCTCCGTAGTGACATTCAACATGGCTTAAGATTGGCCAATGAGGAATTTCAATGGCCTATCCATGCATCATTGCTCAGGAAACTCTCAAAAGTGGTAGATATTAAATCAGATAGAAGTATAACGGTAATGAATGGAGGTAGTGATCAAGTTGAAACATCTGTTGGTAGAAGAAATGTTACATTAACAGACGTAAGCACAATAACAACAAAATCTCTatcagctgatgatgatgactctCCTGAAAAAGTAGCAGACCAGAAAGTAGAAAAATCACCAGAGAAAATACCTGTTAAAACAGATCTAAATCAATTAGATGGTGGTTTAGTTGTTGAAAATGTCACTGTGGaaatacaacataatataataccaAATAAAGCAAGTTTAAAGCTTGATTTACAAAAAGGAACTAGTCAAATGTCAACCTCTCTACTGAATATATCTagtcaaattaaatcaataacaaCACATAAGAGAATTGTTAGTACAACAGGACCAAAGAAAGCTCCTCAAGGAGAATCATGCTCTCAACAAAAGGAAGAGATTCCTAAGAGTCCTTGTATGTCTACACCAAAATCTGTAAAGAGTTCCCGTCCACTAGTGAATACAAAGTCaccaaatgttttaatatactcTGACAGTGTTGTAGCTAGGGATAATTTGGAAGCCTCCTTGAAGAAAGTTCTTGATTGTGATAG GTATACAGTGTATAGCGTCTCCCGCGAAGCCTTATGTGGTGGAGCTTGGCGTGGGCGGGCGGCGCTAGTCGCTGTTGCGGGTTGTGCTGGGCGGGCAGCACCATTACTACTTGCTCATTTGTTAGATGGGGGAAAATTGTTAGCTATATGCTCCGATCTACTGCATACGGTTTTGCCGCATTATAAGACTGCTGAG GTACGAGAAAATGAAGTGGTACAATTTTCGTATGACAAGTGGAAAGCCGTGAAAATGAAACATCACATTTTCTGCTATCAAGCATCGCCAGCAAAGAAACAATTCTCTACTGAAAGCGATAGACA AGCCAGTCAGGATGCCAATATGTGTTG GCCGTCCAAATACACCGGTCATCCTGGTCATGAGTTGGACATAAAAGTGCTGGCTTCAGAGGAAACTTGGCGAACACCATCCCTGTTGCAGGCCACAGATCTTACTAATCATGGTGGCGCCATTTTCTCGCAG ATTCACCTCGAGTCTGATCCTACTGACTACCTCGGAGAGGAAGgtataaaaagtaatgaaGCCAGATTGGAAATCCTTCATAAAATTCTTGGTGATATACTGAGCCTCCACGTGAAAGACCCCAAGGAACTTGTCAAAATTGAATACACTAGAGGATTCTTCCTTGGCGATCATGTG CACAAAATGTCCCTAGTAGAAGGTTGGTGTCCATTAAAGAACGGCAAACGGGTGCAGAGTATCGGTAACCTAAGTGTGCAGTGGTGTATGCGGGACGAGAACCCAATGGACCAACCTTCGGATATTTTCCTACCTGTTTCTTTATATGAATGCCCTGAAAATTTCTCAactgttgaatattttgat AACCTAACATCTAATAATATAGGACGCGTGTTAATATACGCGGATGTGTTAACGTCCACTCAACATATCATGGAAGGATCGTTAGGCCACGGCGTGGGTGCAGTCGCGAGGAGTCAAAGTTCTGGCCGAGGCCGGGGGGATAATAAGTGGATATCACCTAATGGGCAGGCTGTCATGTCGCTACAG GTATGGCAAAAAATGAATCCTACAATTCCCTTAATACAACACGCGACAGCACTCGCTCTAGTGCTAGCTATACGCTCAGATCCGCCCTACCAAAAGCTTGATATAAG AATAAAATGGCCGAATGACATTTACTATGGACGAAACGTAAAGATTGGCGGTGTTATTACTACTGCGAATTGTATAGGGGATGAcgtcattattaatatag GAAGTGGCGTTAACATATCAAACAGTGTACCAACGACATGTGTAAACGATATCATAAGCGAGTACAACACTAGAGAGGGCGCGTCACTACCGCCGATATCAATAGAAAAATTCCTGGCCCGCTATTGTTCGCAACTAGAAATAATTATCGATAATCTTAACTCGGAGAGAGGTGTTGATAACTTTCTTGAAGAATATTACAAGTTTTGGCTTCATGA CGGCGAAGAAATCCGTATACAATCTGGGGAAGGCAGCCCTGTACCGGGGACGATATCCGGTTTGGACGAGTTCGGTTGGCTGATTGTACGTACAGTGGAAGGCGATGTGAGAGTGCAACCAGACGGAAACACATTCGATATCATGAGCGGCCTTATTGCTCCTAAACTTTAG
- the LOC110993032 gene encoding biotin--protein ligase isoform X3 yields MGQPIAWKAGSHLAIVLKTNMEHLSIIGFQFVGGEFIIDHKLPVVRIQTVQLSGEPNKATDLSMRGLRSDIQHGLRLANEEFQWPIHASLLRKLSKVVDIKSDRSITVMNGGSDQVETSVGRRNVTLTDVSTITTKSLSADDDDSPEKVADQKVEKSPEKIPVKTDLNQLDGGLVVENVTVEIQHNIIPNKASLKLDLQKGTSQMSTSLLNISSQIKSITTHKRIVSTTGPKKAPQGESCSQQKEEIPKSPCMSTPKSVKSSRPLVNTKSPNVLIYSDSVVARDNLEASLKKVLDCDRYTVYSVSREALCGGAWRGRAALVAVAGCAGRAAPLLLAHLLDGGKLLAICSDLLHTVLPHYKTAEVRENEVVQFSYDKWKAVKMKHHIFCYQASPAKKQFSTESDRQASQDANMCWPSKYTGHPGHELDIKVLASEETWRTPSLLQATDLTNHGGAIFSQIHLESDPTDYLGEEGIKSNEARLEILHKILGDILSLHVKDPKELVKIEYTRGFFLGDHVHKMSLVEGWCPLKNGKRVQSIGNLSVQWCMRDENPMDQPSDIFLPVSLYECPENFSTVEYFDNLTSNNIGRVLIYADVLTSTQHIMEGSLGHGVGAVARSQSSGRGRGDNKWISPNGQAVMSLQVWQKMNPTIPLIQHATALALVLAIRSDPPYQKLDIRIKWPNDIYYGRNVKIGGVITTANCIGDDVIINIGSGVNISNSVPTTCVNDIISEYNTREGASLPPISIEKFLARYCSQLEIIIDNLNSERGVDNFLEEYYKFWLHDGEEIRIQSGEGSPVPGTISGLDEFGWLIVRTVEGDVRVQPDGNTFDIMSGLIAPKL; encoded by the exons ATGGGCCAACCAATTGCTTGGAAAGCTGGGTCTCATTTAGCAATTGTTTTAAAGACAAACATGGAGCATCTTAGTATTATTGGTTTTCAATTTGTTGGTGGGGAATTCATTATTGATCATAAGCTACCAGTTGTGAGAATACAAA CTGTACAACTTTCGGGTGAACCAAATAAAGCAACTGATTTATCAATGAGAGGGCTCCGTAGTGACATTCAACATGGCTTAAGATTGGCCAATGAGGAATTTCAATGGCCTATCCATGCATCATTGCTCAGGAAACTCTCAAAAGTGGTAGATATTAAATCAGATAGAAGTATAACGGTAATGAATGGAGGTAGTGATCAAGTTGAAACATCTGTTGGTAGAAGAAATGTTACATTAACAGACGTAAGCACAATAACAACAAAATCTCTatcagctgatgatgatgactctCCTGAAAAAGTAGCAGACCAGAAAGTAGAAAAATCACCAGAGAAAATACCTGTTAAAACAGATCTAAATCAATTAGATGGTGGTTTAGTTGTTGAAAATGTCACTGTGGaaatacaacataatataataccaAATAAAGCAAGTTTAAAGCTTGATTTACAAAAAGGAACTAGTCAAATGTCAACCTCTCTACTGAATATATCTagtcaaattaaatcaataacaaCACATAAGAGAATTGTTAGTACAACAGGACCAAAGAAAGCTCCTCAAGGAGAATCATGCTCTCAACAAAAGGAAGAGATTCCTAAGAGTCCTTGTATGTCTACACCAAAATCTGTAAAGAGTTCCCGTCCACTAGTGAATACAAAGTCaccaaatgttttaatatactcTGACAGTGTTGTAGCTAGGGATAATTTGGAAGCCTCCTTGAAGAAAGTTCTTGATTGTGATAG GTATACAGTGTATAGCGTCTCCCGCGAAGCCTTATGTGGTGGAGCTTGGCGTGGGCGGGCGGCGCTAGTCGCTGTTGCGGGTTGTGCTGGGCGGGCAGCACCATTACTACTTGCTCATTTGTTAGATGGGGGAAAATTGTTAGCTATATGCTCCGATCTACTGCATACGGTTTTGCCGCATTATAAGACTGCTGAG GTACGAGAAAATGAAGTGGTACAATTTTCGTATGACAAGTGGAAAGCCGTGAAAATGAAACATCACATTTTCTGCTATCAAGCATCGCCAGCAAAGAAACAATTCTCTACTGAAAGCGATAGACA AGCCAGTCAGGATGCCAATATGTGTTG GCCGTCCAAATACACCGGTCATCCTGGTCATGAGTTGGACATAAAAGTGCTGGCTTCAGAGGAAACTTGGCGAACACCATCCCTGTTGCAGGCCACAGATCTTACTAATCATGGTGGCGCCATTTTCTCGCAG ATTCACCTCGAGTCTGATCCTACTGACTACCTCGGAGAGGAAGgtataaaaagtaatgaaGCCAGATTGGAAATCCTTCATAAAATTCTTGGTGATATACTGAGCCTCCACGTGAAAGACCCCAAGGAACTTGTCAAAATTGAATACACTAGAGGATTCTTCCTTGGCGATCATGTG CACAAAATGTCCCTAGTAGAAGGTTGGTGTCCATTAAAGAACGGCAAACGGGTGCAGAGTATCGGTAACCTAAGTGTGCAGTGGTGTATGCGGGACGAGAACCCAATGGACCAACCTTCGGATATTTTCCTACCTGTTTCTTTATATGAATGCCCTGAAAATTTCTCAactgttgaatattttgat AACCTAACATCTAATAATATAGGACGCGTGTTAATATACGCGGATGTGTTAACGTCCACTCAACATATCATGGAAGGATCGTTAGGCCACGGCGTGGGTGCAGTCGCGAGGAGTCAAAGTTCTGGCCGAGGCCGGGGGGATAATAAGTGGATATCACCTAATGGGCAGGCTGTCATGTCGCTACAG GTATGGCAAAAAATGAATCCTACAATTCCCTTAATACAACACGCGACAGCACTCGCTCTAGTGCTAGCTATACGCTCAGATCCGCCCTACCAAAAGCTTGATATAAG AATAAAATGGCCGAATGACATTTACTATGGACGAAACGTAAAGATTGGCGGTGTTATTACTACTGCGAATTGTATAGGGGATGAcgtcattattaatatag GAAGTGGCGTTAACATATCAAACAGTGTACCAACGACATGTGTAAACGATATCATAAGCGAGTACAACACTAGAGAGGGCGCGTCACTACCGCCGATATCAATAGAAAAATTCCTGGCCCGCTATTGTTCGCAACTAGAAATAATTATCGATAATCTTAACTCGGAGAGAGGTGTTGATAACTTTCTTGAAGAATATTACAAGTTTTGGCTTCATGA CGGCGAAGAAATCCGTATACAATCTGGGGAAGGCAGCCCTGTACCGGGGACGATATCCGGTTTGGACGAGTTCGGTTGGCTGATTGTACGTACAGTGGAAGGCGATGTGAGAGTGCAACCAGACGGAAACACATTCGATATCATGAGCGGCCTTATTGCTCCTAAACTTTAG